The following are from one region of the Cyanobium gracile PCC 6307 genome:
- a CDS encoding response regulator transcription factor, with protein MDLTPLLPQVRADVAQGLLLLSGVRLVLCLGSRSQVALLMGTPARVLAAATTAAEGLALVRQHQPSLLLVSDRLEKGCGVDLVVQIKERHPEVRTLLLVSQEHRLARIRQALQAGCDGIVAESRLLHGSGLQALHTVLSGGLYLDRGLVGAVLADQEPGGDAAEPLSARERQVLDRVVHGLTNHEIAGELMVSVDTVKTHVRNVLLKLRVRGRIQAVVIGLQLGLVDWPRPGGTR; from the coding sequence GTGGACCTCACCCCCCTGCTGCCCCAGGTGCGTGCCGATGTCGCCCAGGGACTGCTTCTGCTGTCAGGGGTCCGGCTGGTCCTCTGCCTGGGCAGTCGGTCCCAGGTCGCCCTGCTCATGGGGACCCCGGCCCGGGTCCTGGCTGCCGCCACCACCGCCGCCGAGGGGCTGGCCCTGGTGCGCCAGCATCAACCCTCGCTGCTCCTGGTCAGCGACCGCTTGGAGAAGGGCTGTGGCGTCGACCTGGTGGTGCAGATCAAGGAGCGCCACCCCGAGGTCCGCACCCTGCTGTTGGTGTCCCAGGAGCATCGCCTCGCCCGGATCCGGCAGGCCCTGCAGGCGGGCTGCGACGGCATCGTGGCGGAGTCGCGCCTGCTCCATGGCTCCGGCCTGCAGGCCCTGCACACCGTGCTCAGCGGCGGCCTGTACCTCGACCGCGGCCTGGTGGGGGCGGTCCTGGCGGACCAGGAGCCCGGCGGCGACGCCGCCGAGCCGCTCAGTGCCCGGGAGCGGCAGGTGCTCGACCGGGTGGTGCACGGCCTGACCAATCACGAGATCGCAGGCGAGCTGATGGTCTCGGTCGACACCGTCAAGACCCACGTGCGCAACGTGCTGCTCAAGCTGCGGGTCCGGGGCCGCATCCAGGCGGTGGTCATCGGTCTGCAGCTGGGCCTGGTCGACTGGCCCCGACCGGGAGGCACCCGCTAG
- a CDS encoding DUF3326 domain-containing protein, with product MSPAVPPLPTLLVIPTGVGCAVGGFAGDGLPAARLLAAASGCLITHPNVMNAASLYWSDRRLHYVEGWSLDRFAAGDLALAPVPSQRVGVLLDAGIEAELLLRHRQVIDACRASLGLTIGPVLSSDRPLEVSLSIGPSGSSWGSLGRPDALLRAGEALLAAGATAIAVVARFPDEPGSDALAAYRHGTGVDALAGAEAVISHLLVRHLGVPCAHAPALAPLPPDPGLDPRAAAEELGHTFLPCVLVGLSRAPSLRPEPATGNGLLHGADVGAVVAPAGALGGETVLACAERGVPVIAVEGNPCLLQVSGEALGLPVIPAASYAEAAGIVLALREGLDPAALRRPLPEARGAG from the coding sequence TTGAGCCCGGCGGTCCCGCCCCTGCCCACCCTGCTGGTGATTCCCACCGGGGTGGGCTGCGCCGTGGGCGGCTTCGCCGGCGACGGCCTGCCGGCGGCCCGGTTGCTGGCGGCGGCCAGCGGCTGCCTGATCACCCACCCCAACGTGATGAACGCCGCCTCCCTGTACTGGAGCGACCGGCGCCTGCACTACGTGGAGGGCTGGAGCCTCGACCGCTTCGCCGCCGGGGACCTGGCCCTCGCTCCGGTGCCCAGCCAGCGGGTGGGCGTGCTGCTGGATGCGGGCATCGAGGCGGAGCTGCTGCTGCGCCACCGCCAGGTGATCGACGCCTGCCGCGCCAGCCTGGGGCTGACGATCGGCCCGGTGCTCAGCAGTGATCGGCCCCTGGAGGTGAGCCTCTCGATCGGGCCCAGCGGCAGCAGCTGGGGCAGCCTGGGCCGCCCCGATGCCCTGCTGCGGGCCGGTGAAGCGCTGCTGGCCGCCGGGGCCACGGCCATCGCCGTGGTGGCCCGCTTCCCTGACGAGCCGGGCAGCGACGCCCTGGCGGCCTACCGCCACGGCACGGGGGTGGATGCCCTGGCCGGGGCGGAGGCGGTGATCAGCCACCTGCTGGTGCGCCACCTGGGGGTGCCCTGTGCCCATGCCCCCGCCCTGGCGCCGCTGCCGCCCGACCCCGGGCTGGATCCGCGGGCGGCGGCCGAGGAGCTGGGCCACACCTTCCTGCCCTGCGTGCTGGTGGGCCTCAGCCGGGCCCCCTCGCTGCGGCCCGAACCGGCCACCGGCAACGGGCTGCTGCACGGCGCCGATGTGGGGGCGGTGGTGGCGCCGGCCGGGGCCCTGGGCGGGGAGACTGTGCTGGCCTGTGCCGAGCGGGGCGTGCCCGTGATCGCCGTGGAAGGCAATCCCTGCCTGCTCCAGGTCAGCGGCGAGGCCCTGGGGCTGCCGGTGATCCCGGCCGCCAGCTATGCCGAGGCGGCCGGGATCGTGCTGGCCTTGCGGGAGGGCCTTGACCCGGCGGCCCTGCGGCGGCCCCTCCCGGAGGCCAGGGGAGCGGGCTGA
- a CDS encoding DUF1993 domain-containing protein translates to MTLSMFEAAVPPLARSLRNLAAILAKAAAHAEAKGIDPAVLLQARLYPDMFPLVRQVQIATDIARRGLARLAGVESTSLEDNEASFEDLIGRIETTLAGLSALSPEQIDGTETKPIELPIRGETLHFSGQSFLLFFVLPNVYFHVTTAYDILRHNGVELGKRDFLGEP, encoded by the coding sequence ATGACCCTCTCGATGTTCGAGGCGGCCGTTCCGCCCCTGGCCCGCAGCCTGCGCAACCTGGCGGCGATCCTGGCCAAGGCGGCCGCCCACGCCGAAGCCAAAGGGATCGACCCGGCTGTGCTGCTGCAGGCCCGCCTCTACCCCGACATGTTCCCCCTGGTGCGCCAGGTGCAGATCGCCACCGACATCGCCCGCCGCGGCCTGGCCCGGCTGGCCGGGGTGGAGAGCACGTCGCTGGAGGACAACGAAGCCAGCTTCGAGGACCTGATCGGCCGCATCGAGACGACCCTCGCCGGCCTCTCGGCCCTCTCCCCCGAGCAGATCGACGGCACCGAAACCAAGCCGATCGAACTGCCGATCCGCGGCGAGACGCTCCACTTCAGCGGCCAGAGCTTCCTGCTGTTCTTCGTGCTGCCCAACGTCTATTTCCACGTCACCACCGCTTACGACATCCTGCGCCACAACGGCGTGGAACTGGGCAAGCGGGACTTCCTCGGCGAGCCCTGA
- a CDS encoding ComEA family DNA-binding protein: MAGRHWLDPLARRLLEATGQLPPLPPPQPGAVGTGIAGMGAEEAVERELLALKLALNPALRFRDGAEVRQAAALGWSLEVNLAEAGDWLRLPGCPPELVDRLIRLQGEGHQWSGPGDLAAGLQVSSAQVGIWLPVLRFRRRGRPRSAPLPPPLAINQASERLLQERLGLGPERCRWLLQERARQPFRDLADLQHRLEISPEQVERWIGRFRYDAAPGPVLPPARRRAR; encoded by the coding sequence ATGGCAGGACGCCACTGGCTGGATCCGCTGGCCCGCCGCCTGCTGGAGGCCACCGGCCAGCTGCCGCCTCTGCCGCCGCCGCAGCCAGGGGCCGTCGGGACTGGCATCGCCGGGATGGGGGCCGAGGAGGCCGTCGAACGGGAACTGCTCGCCCTCAAGCTGGCCCTGAACCCGGCGTTGCGGTTCCGGGATGGGGCCGAGGTGCGCCAGGCGGCCGCCCTGGGCTGGAGCCTCGAGGTCAACCTCGCCGAGGCCGGCGACTGGCTGCGGCTGCCCGGCTGCCCGCCTGAGCTGGTGGACCGGCTGATCCGGCTTCAGGGCGAGGGTCACCAGTGGTCAGGCCCCGGGGATCTGGCCGCCGGGCTCCAGGTGTCCTCTGCCCAGGTGGGGATCTGGCTGCCGGTGCTGCGCTTCCGGCGCCGGGGCCGGCCCAGGTCTGCACCCCTGCCGCCGCCGCTGGCGATCAACCAGGCGTCCGAACGGCTGCTGCAGGAGCGGCTCGGCCTGGGGCCGGAGCGCTGCCGCTGGCTGCTGCAGGAGCGGGCCCGGCAGCCCTTCCGGGACCTGGCCGATCTCCAGCATCGCCTGGAGATTTCCCCTGAGCAGGTGGAGCGCTGGATCGGCCGGTTCCGCTACGACGCCGCCCCGGGGCCGGTGCTGCCGCCGGCCCGGAGGCGGGCCCGATGA
- a CDS encoding flavin monoamine oxidase family protein — protein MQDVIVVGAGLAGLVAARELRRAGLSVQVIEAAPAVGGRMVRAPLQLEGAGPAGARPAAWIDLGGQWVGATHSRFRSLLEERGLRRFPSPHDGETVLCFGSHRCTFSGFFQGFPEGQPPSVPSADWEDAMQALGRFQDLVASLPEGHPHHHPDAAALDRLSFQDWIEAHTHTPFAAWYFAYFCRAVGFLGPAEPDQVSLLHVAWGQRTAPQGDHPEEELIHGGAGQLPALLARELGDALVLGEPVRSIEQPEDFSGPDPEGAITVTTDNGNYHGRAVIVAMPPAMAGAIRFTPELPADRLALQEGMGMGRCTKVLVAYGSPWWREAGLAGIGIGDRPWVELCADSSDPETGLGVIAAFVAGRRQERWSALDAEQRRAAVLEDLAAYFGSMALEPLDYVEKDWPREPFVGGAFAGWMPPGLWTRSGDALLRPHGRMFWAGTEVAERWPGFFEGAVASGERAAADVVALLG, from the coding sequence GTGCAGGACGTCATCGTCGTCGGAGCGGGACTGGCCGGACTGGTGGCCGCCAGGGAGCTGCGCAGGGCCGGCCTGTCGGTGCAGGTGATCGAGGCGGCGCCGGCCGTGGGGGGCCGCATGGTGCGGGCGCCCCTGCAGCTGGAGGGGGCCGGGCCGGCCGGGGCCCGGCCTGCCGCCTGGATCGACCTGGGCGGTCAGTGGGTGGGAGCCACCCACTCCCGCTTCCGCTCCCTGCTCGAGGAGCGGGGCCTGCGCCGGTTCCCCTCCCCCCACGACGGTGAGACCGTCCTCTGCTTCGGATCCCATCGCTGCACCTTCAGCGGTTTCTTCCAGGGGTTTCCGGAGGGGCAGCCGCCCTCGGTGCCCAGCGCGGACTGGGAGGACGCGATGCAGGCCCTCGGGCGCTTCCAGGATCTGGTGGCGTCCCTGCCTGAGGGCCATCCCCATCACCATCCCGACGCCGCCGCCCTCGACCGGCTGAGCTTCCAGGACTGGATCGAGGCCCACACCCACACCCCCTTCGCCGCCTGGTACTTCGCCTATTTCTGCCGAGCCGTCGGTTTTCTCGGGCCGGCGGAGCCGGACCAGGTGTCGCTGCTGCATGTGGCCTGGGGCCAGCGCACGGCACCCCAGGGCGACCACCCCGAGGAGGAGCTGATCCACGGCGGTGCCGGCCAGCTGCCGGCGCTGCTGGCCAGAGAGCTGGGGGATGCCCTGGTGCTCGGGGAACCCGTGCGGTCCATCGAGCAGCCCGAAGATTTTTCCGGCCCCGATCCGGAGGGCGCCATCACGGTGACCACCGACAACGGCAACTACCACGGCCGGGCGGTGATCGTGGCCATGCCGCCGGCGATGGCGGGCGCGATCCGCTTCACGCCCGAGCTGCCGGCCGATCGGCTCGCCCTCCAGGAGGGCATGGGCATGGGCCGCTGCACCAAGGTGCTCGTTGCCTACGGGAGCCCCTGGTGGCGGGAGGCCGGACTGGCCGGCATCGGCATCGGTGATCGCCCCTGGGTGGAACTCTGCGCCGACAGCTCCGATCCCGAAACGGGCCTGGGGGTGATCGCCGCCTTCGTGGCGGGCCGCCGCCAGGAGCGCTGGTCGGCCCTGGACGCCGAGCAGCGGCGGGCGGCGGTGCTGGAAGACCTGGCCGCCTATTTCGGCTCGATGGCGCTGGAGCCGCTGGACTATGTGGAGAAGGACTGGCCGCGGGAGCCGTTTGTGGGTGGGGCCTTCGCCGGCTGGATGCCCCCCGGGCTGTGGACCCGCAGCGGCGATGCCCTGCTGCGGCCCCACGGCCGGATGTTCTGGGCCGGCACGGAGGTGGCGGAGCGCTGGCCGGGCTTCTTCGAGGGTGCGGTGGCCAGCGGCGAGCGGGCCGCGGCCGACGTGGTGGCCCTGCTGGGCTGA
- the tyrS gene encoding tyrosine--tRNA ligase, producing MLPPLADALARGMADLFPAGRDPDPDQRLEARLAEAERQCRPLRVKLGIDPTGSDIHLGHSILFRKLRAFQNAGHTAVLIIGDFTARIGDPTGKSSTRVQLDAAAVEANAATYLAQLGQGQPPERSLLDFETPGRLEVRRNSEWLAGLALPQVIELLGISTVGQMLAKEDFANRYGSGTPISLHEFLYPLLQGYDSVAVAADLELGGTDQKFNVAMGRDMQRHFGQRPQFGLLLPILPGLDGVQKMSKSLGNTVGLMEDPLSMYSKLEKVPDAVVEDYLTLLTDLDTAALPTNPRERQKAMALEVTASRHGRDAALQAQADAAGLVGAGLSGAGGAGDGLQADSVPEASLAGLAFPLKAFYLLSALQVCASSSEGRRQIQGGGVKLDGEKLSDPNQEFASAEELAGKVLQLGRKTFRRLVA from the coding sequence ATGCTGCCGCCGCTGGCCGACGCCCTGGCCCGGGGCATGGCCGACCTGTTCCCCGCCGGCCGGGATCCCGACCCGGATCAGCGTCTCGAGGCCCGGCTGGCGGAGGCGGAACGCCAGTGCCGGCCCCTGCGGGTGAAGCTGGGCATCGACCCCACCGGAAGCGACATCCACCTCGGCCACAGCATTCTGTTCCGCAAGCTGCGGGCCTTCCAGAACGCGGGCCACACGGCGGTGCTGATCATCGGCGACTTCACAGCCCGCATCGGTGATCCCACCGGCAAGAGCAGCACCCGCGTGCAGCTCGATGCGGCGGCGGTGGAGGCCAATGCCGCCACCTACCTGGCCCAGCTGGGTCAGGGCCAGCCCCCCGAGCGCTCCCTGCTCGACTTCGAGACCCCCGGCCGGCTGGAGGTACGGCGCAACTCCGAGTGGCTGGCCGGCCTGGCGCTGCCCCAGGTGATCGAGCTGCTGGGCATCAGCACCGTGGGCCAGATGCTGGCCAAGGAGGACTTCGCCAACCGCTACGGCTCCGGCACCCCCATCAGCCTGCACGAGTTCCTCTATCCCCTACTGCAGGGCTACGACTCGGTGGCCGTCGCGGCCGACCTGGAACTGGGCGGCACCGACCAGAAGTTCAACGTGGCCATGGGACGCGACATGCAGCGCCATTTCGGCCAGCGGCCCCAGTTCGGGCTGCTGCTGCCGATCCTGCCCGGCCTCGACGGGGTGCAGAAGATGAGCAAGAGCCTCGGCAACACCGTGGGGCTGATGGAGGACCCCCTGTCGATGTACTCCAAGCTCGAGAAGGTGCCGGACGCGGTGGTGGAGGACTACCTCACTCTGCTCACCGATCTGGACACGGCGGCCCTGCCCACCAACCCCCGGGAGCGGCAGAAGGCCATGGCCCTGGAGGTCACCGCCAGCCGCCACGGGCGCGACGCGGCGCTGCAGGCCCAGGCCGATGCGGCCGGACTGGTGGGCGCCGGCCTCTCTGGAGCTGGTGGGGCAGGGGACGGACTCCAGGCGGACAGCGTCCCCGAGGCCTCCCTGGCCGGGCTGGCCTTCCCCCTCAAGGCCTTCTATCTGCTCAGCGCCCTGCAGGTGTGCGCCAGCAGCAGCGAGGGGCGGCGCCAGATCCAGGGGGGCGGCGTCAAGCTCGACGGCGAGAAGCTCAGCGATCCCAACCAGGAGTTCGCCAGCGCCGAGGAACTGGCCGGCAAGGTGCTGCAGCTGGGCCGGAAAACCTTCCGGCGGCTGGTGGCCTGA
- a CDS encoding peroxiredoxin, producing MAAIEKVPSVVFKTRVRDESVPGPNPFRWQDLTTDDIFKGKKVVVFSLPGAFTPTCSSNHLPRYEALYDEFKALGVDSIVCVSVNDAFVMFQWGKQVGADKVFLLPDGNGEFSRKMGMLVEKDNLGFGARSWRYSMLVNDGTIEKLFAEPGLEDNCPTDPFECSDADTMLAYLKGTAPAGVCAPSREFVG from the coding sequence ATGGCTGCCATCGAAAAGGTCCCCAGCGTCGTCTTCAAGACCCGTGTGCGCGATGAGTCCGTGCCCGGCCCCAACCCCTTCCGCTGGCAGGACCTCACCACCGACGACATCTTCAAGGGCAAGAAGGTGGTGGTGTTCTCCCTCCCCGGTGCCTTCACCCCGACCTGCTCCTCCAACCACCTGCCCCGCTACGAGGCCCTGTACGACGAGTTCAAGGCCCTGGGTGTGGACAGCATCGTCTGCGTGTCGGTCAACGACGCCTTCGTGATGTTCCAGTGGGGCAAGCAGGTGGGCGCCGACAAGGTGTTCCTGCTGCCCGACGGCAACGGTGAGTTCAGCCGCAAGATGGGCATGCTCGTCGAGAAGGACAACCTGGGCTTCGGTGCCCGTTCCTGGCGCTACTCAATGCTCGTCAATGACGGCACCATCGAGAAGCTGTTCGCGGAGCCCGGCCTCGAGGACAACTGCCCCACCGATCCCTTCGAGTGCTCCGACGCCGACACGATGCTCGCTTACCTGAAGGGCACCGCCCCCGCCGGCGTCTGCGCCCCCAGCCGCGAGTTCGTCGGCTGA
- a CDS encoding putative bifunctional diguanylate cyclase/phosphodiesterase translates to MPEDPALSLPEPPPPAAGAPAGGQPVLDALPDPFLLLRPERGVAGTITDFICTYANGEACRLHGHQPERIVGARLRDLHPSHCAGDLFEHGLRAFEAGQTVAVPAPGRPGEAPGAPRALRLFPAGGWLCCLWSGASEPADLRRRLSELERRHHLLAGHASDLVIEVDADHRILWVSESVQKLLGWSPPALVGRPAMAFVHSDDRCRALRTGLGPRDRGRFEGELRIRRADDGWCSMGGSVRPAPEGSGGAWVLCLRDIQDRVTIRAELDHSQHHDTVTGLAVRHVALGRIREALDRQAGTGSMLAVLSIGVDGLTPVNDALTHAGGDQLIAFLAGRIVRAIGEPDRVGRGTGDEFIVLLSDLASAAEAAHRAERILTACRAPITIGGQPIDPTVSIGIATSAAGALPDELLRDASLAMRQAKARGRNCFALLDDALATEAHTRLLFAAEIQRGLVMEEFAAWFMPIVCFETGEVTGYEALARWVRPDGIEVGPAEFLPCAERRGLIVRIDRLVLRQALVTLSRLPDELTMAVNVSAATLAQPDHPQLVAEALEAAGVSPERLHLEVTETALVTVTERIRQQIQQLAGRGIRWYVDDFGTGYSSISHLRDLPIAGLKLDRSFTSAMRAKDTKTLRLSQALVGVAEGLELDTVAEGVETIEEARLLTSQGWLHGQGWFYGKAAPLEP, encoded by the coding sequence ATGCCGGAGGACCCGGCACTCTCCCTTCCCGAGCCTCCCCCGCCGGCTGCGGGCGCGCCGGCCGGGGGTCAGCCGGTCCTCGATGCCCTGCCGGATCCGTTTCTGCTGTTGCGGCCCGAGAGAGGTGTCGCCGGCACCATCACGGATTTCATCTGCACCTATGCCAACGGGGAGGCCTGCCGCCTCCATGGCCACCAGCCGGAGCGGATCGTGGGGGCGCGGCTGCGGGATCTCCATCCGTCCCACTGCGCCGGCGACCTGTTCGAGCACGGCCTCCGGGCCTTCGAGGCGGGCCAGACCGTGGCGGTCCCCGCCCCCGGTCGCCCGGGGGAGGCCCCGGGGGCGCCCCGTGCCCTGCGTCTGTTTCCCGCGGGCGGTTGGCTCTGCTGCCTCTGGAGCGGGGCGAGCGAACCGGCCGATCTGCGCCGGCGGCTCTCGGAGCTGGAGCGGCGCCATCACCTGCTGGCCGGCCATGCCTCCGATCTGGTGATCGAAGTGGACGCCGATCACCGGATTCTCTGGGTCTCGGAATCGGTTCAGAAGCTCCTGGGCTGGTCACCCCCCGCCCTGGTCGGCCGACCCGCCATGGCCTTCGTCCACAGCGACGACCGCTGCCGGGCCCTGCGCACCGGCCTCGGTCCGCGCGACCGGGGCCGTTTCGAGGGCGAGCTGCGGATCCGCCGTGCCGATGACGGCTGGTGCTCGATGGGGGGCAGCGTCCGGCCGGCACCGGAGGGGAGCGGCGGTGCCTGGGTGCTCTGCCTCCGCGACATCCAGGACCGGGTGACAATCCGCGCCGAGCTCGACCACAGCCAGCACCACGACACCGTCACCGGCCTGGCTGTCCGCCATGTCGCCCTGGGGCGGATCCGCGAGGCCCTCGATCGCCAGGCGGGCACCGGTTCGATGCTGGCGGTGCTCAGCATCGGCGTGGACGGCCTCACCCCGGTGAACGATGCCCTCACCCATGCCGGCGGCGACCAGCTGATCGCTTTCCTGGCGGGGAGGATCGTCCGAGCGATCGGCGAGCCCGACCGGGTGGGCCGTGGCACCGGCGACGAGTTCATCGTCCTACTGAGCGATCTGGCGTCCGCGGCCGAGGCCGCCCACAGGGCCGAGCGGATCCTCACGGCCTGCCGGGCGCCGATCACCATCGGTGGCCAGCCTATCGATCCCACCGTGAGCATCGGCATCGCCACCTCCGCCGCCGGTGCCCTCCCTGACGAGCTGCTGCGGGACGCCAGCCTCGCCATGCGTCAGGCCAAGGCCCGGGGCCGCAACTGCTTCGCCCTGCTCGACGACGCCCTGGCCACCGAGGCCCATACGCGTCTGCTGTTTGCAGCCGAGATCCAGCGGGGGCTGGTGATGGAGGAGTTCGCCGCCTGGTTCATGCCGATCGTCTGCTTCGAGACCGGCGAGGTCACCGGCTACGAGGCCCTGGCCCGCTGGGTGCGGCCCGATGGCATCGAGGTCGGTCCCGCCGAGTTCCTGCCCTGCGCCGAGCGCCGCGGCCTGATCGTCCGGATCGACCGGCTGGTGCTGCGGCAGGCCCTGGTGACCCTCTCCCGGCTGCCCGATGAGCTCACCATGGCGGTGAACGTGTCGGCGGCCACCCTCGCCCAGCCCGATCACCCCCAGTTGGTGGCTGAGGCTCTCGAGGCCGCCGGGGTGAGCCCGGAACGACTGCACCTGGAGGTCACCGAGACGGCCCTGGTCACCGTCACCGAACGGATCCGGCAGCAGATACAGCAGCTCGCCGGCCGTGGGATCCGCTGGTACGTGGATGATTTCGGCACCGGCTACTCCTCGATCAGCCATCTCCGCGACCTGCCCATCGCCGGTCTGAAGCTGGACCGGTCCTTCACCAGTGCCATGCGGGCGAAGGACACCAAGACCCTGAGGCTGTCCCAGGCGCTGGTGGGGGTGGCCGAAGGCCTGGAGCTCGACACCGTCGCCGAGGGGGTGGAAACGATCGAGGAAGCCCGTCTGCTCACCTCCCAGGGCTGGCTGCACGGTCAGGGCTGGTTCTACGGCAAGGCGGCTCCCCTGGAGCCGTAG
- the pyrF gene encoding orotidine-5'-phosphate decarboxylase gives MADTERPATAVEPTVDPAERIILALDRPDADAALALATAVPELRWVKVGLELFTAAGPAVVRELRRRGLRVFLDLKFHDIPATMAGACRSAARLGAELITVHACAGSEALAAAQAAAEEGAGLEGLGAPTLLAVTVLTSWDPDRFRRELAVDTPLDSYAGQLATLAARAGLTGAVCSPLEVARLRAAHPRPFTLVTPGIRPAGSATGDQRRVMTPAEAVAAGASQLVIGRPISGAADPAAAFAACCAELN, from the coding sequence ATGGCGGACACCGAGCGCCCCGCCACGGCCGTGGAGCCCACCGTTGACCCGGCAGAGCGGATCATCCTTGCCCTCGATCGCCCCGACGCGGACGCGGCCCTGGCCCTGGCGACGGCGGTGCCGGAACTGCGCTGGGTGAAGGTGGGCCTGGAGCTGTTCACCGCCGCCGGACCCGCCGTGGTGCGGGAGCTGCGGCGGCGGGGCCTGCGGGTGTTCCTGGATCTGAAGTTCCACGACATCCCCGCCACCATGGCCGGCGCCTGCCGCAGCGCCGCCCGCCTTGGGGCCGAACTGATCACCGTGCATGCCTGTGCCGGCAGCGAGGCCCTCGCCGCCGCCCAGGCCGCAGCCGAGGAGGGGGCTGGCCTCGAGGGCCTCGGCGCCCCCACCCTGCTGGCGGTGACCGTGCTCACCAGCTGGGATCCCGACCGCTTCCGCCGCGAACTGGCGGTCGACACGCCGCTGGACTCCTATGCCGGCCAATTGGCGACCCTGGCGGCGCGGGCGGGCCTCACCGGTGCGGTGTGCTCACCTCTGGAGGTGGCCCGGCTGCGGGCGGCCCACCCGCGGCCCTTCACCCTGGTGACCCCCGGGATCCGCCCCGCCGGCAGTGCCACGGGCGATCAGCGGCGGGTGATGACACCGGCGGAGGCGGTGGCGGCGGGTGCCAGCCAGCTGGTGATCGGGCGCCCGATCAGCGGCGCCGCCGATCCGGCGGCGGCCTTCGCAGCCTGCTGCGCCGAACTGAACTGA
- a CDS encoding DUF1825 family protein, protein MAFFDSEIVQDEAKRLFSDYQQLMQLGSEYGKFDREGKKLYIERMEEMMERYQVFMKRFELSEDFQAKLTVQQLRTQLSQFGLTPEKMFEQMTLTLERMKGQLDAAG, encoded by the coding sequence ATGGCTTTCTTCGACTCCGAGATCGTCCAGGACGAAGCGAAGCGGCTGTTCAGTGATTACCAGCAGCTGATGCAGCTGGGCAGTGAATACGGCAAGTTCGATCGCGAGGGCAAGAAGCTGTACATCGAGCGGATGGAGGAGATGATGGAGCGCTATCAGGTGTTCATGAAGCGCTTCGAACTCTCCGAGGACTTCCAGGCCAAGCTCACCGTCCAACAGCTGCGCACCCAGCTCAGCCAGTTCGGCCTCACCCCGGAAAAGATGTTCGAGCAGATGACCCTCACCCTCGAGCGCATGAAGGGCCAGCTCGACGCGGCTGGCTGA